The following proteins are encoded in a genomic region of Anguilla anguilla isolate fAngAng1 chromosome 15, fAngAng1.pri, whole genome shotgun sequence:
- the jam2a gene encoding junctional adhesion molecule 2a isoform X1 translates to MRMGQLEICIFSAFLILLHSPNTVPVTVSSNKARVEVPEDADAELSCLFKTEKETNPRIEWKKKGKDVSFVYYNGEFTGDFTGRAKIEGATVTLYKVTQKDTGEYRCEVSAPEDRVKLGETNVTLKVLVPPHTPLCEIPSSAVTGSTVELRCKDKQSVPPAIYTWYKDNTKLSVTRWPNITYTLDTHTGTLLFDTISRADAGQYRCAASNGVGAPKSCEGKHMKIDDVNISAIIAVVVVVFIILVCSLGVYYAYRQGYFKKGHNGRSFWIPQCHGIAHISSQNLHRADDINNTNYEPPQYTEDFSHTKSFML, encoded by the exons ATGAGGATGGGACAATTGGAAATCTGcattttctctgcttttctgATATTATTACACA GCCCAAACACTGTCCCAGTCACAGTGAGCAGCAACAAGGCCAGAGTGGAGGTCCCTGAGGATGCAG ACGCTGAGCTGTCTTGTTTATttaagacagagaaagaaaccAATCCCCGTATTGAATGGAAGAAGAAGGGCAAGGATGTGTCCTTCGTCTACTATAATGGAGAATTTACAG GGGACTTCACTGGCCGTGCAAAGATCGAAGGGGCCACAGTGACCCTGTACAAGGTGACCCAGAAAGACACGGGCGAATATCGCTGTGAGGTCAGTGCCCCGGAGGACCGAGTCAAGCTGGGCGAGACCAACGTCACCCTCAAAGTGCTAG tacccccccacacaccgcTGTGTGAGATCCCCAGTTCGGCAGTGACGGGCAGTACTGTGGAGCTGCGCTGTAAGGACAAACAGAGTGTCCCTCCCGCCATCTACACTTGGTACAAGGACAACACAAAGCTGAGTGTCACCCGCTGGCCCAACATCACCTACACGCTGGACACCCACACTGGCACGCTG CTATTCGACACCATCTCTCGGGCTGACGCGGGACAGTACCGCTGTGCAGCCTCCAACGGAGTGGGAGCGCCCAAGAGCTGTGAGGGGAAACACATGAAGATCG aTGATGTGAACATATCAGCCATAATTGCTGTGGTTGTGGTGGTCTTCATAATCCTGGTGTGTAGCCTGGGGGTCTACTATGCCTATCGGCAGGGCTACTTCAAAA AGGGCCACAATGGAAG GTCCTTCTGGATACCACAGTGTCATGGCATCGCCCACATCAGCAGCCAGAACCTACACAGAGCAGATGACAT CAATAACACCAACTATGAGCCTCCACAATAT acTGAGGATTTCAGCCACACCAAGTCCTTCATGCTGTGA
- the jam2a gene encoding junctional adhesion molecule 2a isoform X2: MRMGQLEICIFSAFLILLHSPNTVPVTVSSNKARVEVPEDADAELSCLFKTEKETNPRIEWKKKGKDVSFVYYNGEFTGDFTGRAKIEGATVTLYKVTQKDTGEYRCEVSAPEDRVKLGETNVTLKVLVPPHTPLCEIPSSAVTGSTVELRCKDKQSVPPAIYTWYKDNTKLSVTRWPNITYTLDTHTGTLLFDTISRADAGQYRCAASNGVGAPKSCEGKHMKIDDVNISAIIAVVVVVFIILVCSLGVYYAYRQGYFKKGHNGSNNTNYEPPQYTEDFSHTKSFML; encoded by the exons ATGAGGATGGGACAATTGGAAATCTGcattttctctgcttttctgATATTATTACACA GCCCAAACACTGTCCCAGTCACAGTGAGCAGCAACAAGGCCAGAGTGGAGGTCCCTGAGGATGCAG ACGCTGAGCTGTCTTGTTTATttaagacagagaaagaaaccAATCCCCGTATTGAATGGAAGAAGAAGGGCAAGGATGTGTCCTTCGTCTACTATAATGGAGAATTTACAG GGGACTTCACTGGCCGTGCAAAGATCGAAGGGGCCACAGTGACCCTGTACAAGGTGACCCAGAAAGACACGGGCGAATATCGCTGTGAGGTCAGTGCCCCGGAGGACCGAGTCAAGCTGGGCGAGACCAACGTCACCCTCAAAGTGCTAG tacccccccacacaccgcTGTGTGAGATCCCCAGTTCGGCAGTGACGGGCAGTACTGTGGAGCTGCGCTGTAAGGACAAACAGAGTGTCCCTCCCGCCATCTACACTTGGTACAAGGACAACACAAAGCTGAGTGTCACCCGCTGGCCCAACATCACCTACACGCTGGACACCCACACTGGCACGCTG CTATTCGACACCATCTCTCGGGCTGACGCGGGACAGTACCGCTGTGCAGCCTCCAACGGAGTGGGAGCGCCCAAGAGCTGTGAGGGGAAACACATGAAGATCG aTGATGTGAACATATCAGCCATAATTGCTGTGGTTGTGGTGGTCTTCATAATCCTGGTGTGTAGCCTGGGGGTCTACTATGCCTATCGGCAGGGCTACTTCAAAA AGGGCCACAATGGAAG CAATAACACCAACTATGAGCCTCCACAATAT acTGAGGATTTCAGCCACACCAAGTCCTTCATGCTGTGA
- the atp5pf gene encoding ATP synthase-coupling factor 6, mitochondrial, producing MALNRLFQLSSLLRSAIALTLRRNVGLSAVAFNRAKDLDPVQKLFLDKIRDYRSKGSGGMVDAGPDYQKNLSEEMTKLQRLYGGGDLTKFPGFKFPEPKLDEVAPK from the exons ATGGCGCTGAACCGCCTTTTCCagctctcctccctcctgcgCTCCGCAATAGCGCTGACCCTCCGCAGGAACGTGGGGCTCTCCGCCGTGGCTTTCAACCGGGCCAAGGACCTGGACCCCGTCCAGAAACTCTTCCTGGACAAGATTCGAGACTACAGGAGCAA GGGATCGGGGGGTATGGTGGATGCTGGGCCTGACTATCAGAAGAACCTGTCTGAGGAGATGACCAAACTGCAGCGGCTCTACGGTGGTGGTGACCTCACAAAATTCCCAGGCTTCAAATTCCCAG agCCTAAGTTGGATGAAGTGGCACCCAAATGA
- the gabpa gene encoding GA-binding protein alpha chain isoform X3 → MSKGETEELIEIEIDGQEKQECMEEGVEEQTIATAEFVTQAIDINEPIGNLKKLLEPRLQCSLDGHEICLQDIQLDPDHSLFDQGVKTDGTVQLSVQVISRQGITCAGVEPRLNILEIVKPVETVEVVIDPDAAAGEDGQLVEDGQVIALDRSVVADETSEQVTRWAAALEGYRKEQVRLGIPYDPVQWSADQVIHWAVWVMKEFSMVDVDVGGIHISGRELCAFTQEDFLQSVPHGEILWSHLELLRKYVLASQDQSGQIATVTIDQPVQIIPASVQQAPPATIKVLTTKQSKVQRSPRISGGEDRSSPGNRTGNNGQIQLWQFLLELLTDKDARDCISWVGDDGEFKLNQPELVAHKWGQRKNKPTMNYEKLSRALRYYYDGDMICKVQGKRFVYKFVCDLKTLIGYSAAELNHLVTECEQKKLARMQLHSLGQPVATVTLATTALEKDS, encoded by the exons ATGTCGAAAGGCGAGACGGAGGAGCTGATAGAGATAGAGATCGATGGGCAGGAGAAGCAGGAGTGTATGGAAGAGGG GGTGGAGGAGCAGACCATCGCAACTGCTGAGTTTGTCACACAGGCTATTGACATCAATGAGCCTATCGGTAACCTGAAGAAGCTACTGGAGCCTCGCCTCCAGTGCTCATTGGATGGTCATGAGATCTGTCTGCAGGACATTCAG CTGGACCCCGACCACAGCCTCTTTGACCAGGGAGTGAAGACGGACGGCACGGTCCAGCTCAGCGTTCAGGTCATCTCCAGACAAGGTATCACATGCGCGG GTGTGGAGCCCAGGCTGAACATCCTGGAGATCGTGAAGCCGGTGGAGACGGTGGAGGTGGTGATCGACCCGGACGCGGCGGCCGGCGAGGACGGCCAGCTGGTGGAGGACGGGCAGGTCATCGCCCTGGACCGCTCGGTGGTGGCGGACGAGACGTCGGAGCAGGTGACGCGGTGGGCCGCCGCCCTGGAGGGCTACCGCAAGGAGCAGGTTCGGCTGGGCATCCCGTACG ACCCCGTGCAGTGGAGCGCGGATCAGGTGATACACTGGGCGGTGTGGGTGATGAAGGAGTTCAGCATGGTGGACGTGGACGTCGGGGGGATCCACATCTCCGGCCGAGAGCTCTGCGCTTTCACCCAGGAGGATTTCCTGCAGAGCGTCCCGCACGGAGAGATCCTGTGGAGCCACCTGGAGCTCCTGCGCAAGT ATGTTCTGGCTAGTCAGGACCAGTCTGGCCAGATCGCCACGGTGACCATTGACCAGC cTGTGCAGATCATCCCTGCCTCTGTGCAGCAGGCTCCTCCTGCCACAATTAAGGTTCTGACCACCAAGCAGAGCAAAGTCCAGCGCTCACCACGCATCTCTGGAGGAGAGGACCGCAGCTCACCGGGGAACCGCACCG GCAACAACGGTCAGATCCAGCTCTGGCAGttcctgctggagctgctgacGGACAAAGACGCCCGTGACTGCATTTCCTGGGTGGGGGACGACGGCGAGTTCAAACTGAACCAGCCCGAGCTGGTGGCGCACAAGTGGGGCCAGCGCAAGAACAAGCCCACCATGAACTACGAGAAGCTGAGCCGCGCGCTACG ATACTATTATGACGGGGACATGATCTGCAAGGTGCAGGGCAAGCGCTTTGTGTACAAGTTTGTGTGCGATCTGAAGACCCTGATTGGCTACAGCGCCGCAGAGCTCAACCACCTGGTGACAGAGTGCGAGCAGAAGAAGCTGGCCAGGATGCAGCTGCACAGCCTGGGACAGCCCGTCGCCACGGTGACGCTCGCCACCACCGCCCTGGAGAAGGACAGCTGA
- the gabpa gene encoding GA-binding protein alpha chain isoform X1: protein MSKGETEELIEIEIDGQEKQECMEEGVEEQTIATAEFVTQAIDINEPIGNLKKLLEPRLQCSLDGHEICLQDIQLDPDHSLFDQGVKTDGTVQLSVQVISRQGITCADSLAPGVEPRLNILEIVKPVETVEVVIDPDAAAGEDGQLVEDGQVIALDRSVVADETSEQVTRWAAALEGYRKEQVRLGIPYDPVQWSADQVIHWAVWVMKEFSMVDVDVGGIHISGRELCAFTQEDFLQSVPHGEILWSHLELLRKYVLASQDQSGQIATVTIDQPVQIIPASVQQAPPATIKVLTTKQSKVQRSPRISGGEDRSSPGNRTGNNGQIQLWQFLLELLTDKDARDCISWVGDDGEFKLNQPELVAHKWGQRKNKPTMNYEKLSRALRYYYDGDMICKVQGKRFVYKFVCDLKTLIGYSAAELNHLVTECEQKKLARMQLHSLGQPVATVTLATTALEKDS, encoded by the exons ATGTCGAAAGGCGAGACGGAGGAGCTGATAGAGATAGAGATCGATGGGCAGGAGAAGCAGGAGTGTATGGAAGAGGG GGTGGAGGAGCAGACCATCGCAACTGCTGAGTTTGTCACACAGGCTATTGACATCAATGAGCCTATCGGTAACCTGAAGAAGCTACTGGAGCCTCGCCTCCAGTGCTCATTGGATGGTCATGAGATCTGTCTGCAGGACATTCAG CTGGACCCCGACCACAGCCTCTTTGACCAGGGAGTGAAGACGGACGGCACGGTCCAGCTCAGCGTTCAGGTCATCTCCAGACAAGGTATCACATGCGCGG ACTCTCTCGCTCCAGGTGTGGAGCCCAGGCTGAACATCCTGGAGATCGTGAAGCCGGTGGAGACGGTGGAGGTGGTGATCGACCCGGACGCGGCGGCCGGCGAGGACGGCCAGCTGGTGGAGGACGGGCAGGTCATCGCCCTGGACCGCTCGGTGGTGGCGGACGAGACGTCGGAGCAGGTGACGCGGTGGGCCGCCGCCCTGGAGGGCTACCGCAAGGAGCAGGTTCGGCTGGGCATCCCGTACG ACCCCGTGCAGTGGAGCGCGGATCAGGTGATACACTGGGCGGTGTGGGTGATGAAGGAGTTCAGCATGGTGGACGTGGACGTCGGGGGGATCCACATCTCCGGCCGAGAGCTCTGCGCTTTCACCCAGGAGGATTTCCTGCAGAGCGTCCCGCACGGAGAGATCCTGTGGAGCCACCTGGAGCTCCTGCGCAAGT ATGTTCTGGCTAGTCAGGACCAGTCTGGCCAGATCGCCACGGTGACCATTGACCAGC cTGTGCAGATCATCCCTGCCTCTGTGCAGCAGGCTCCTCCTGCCACAATTAAGGTTCTGACCACCAAGCAGAGCAAAGTCCAGCGCTCACCACGCATCTCTGGAGGAGAGGACCGCAGCTCACCGGGGAACCGCACCG GCAACAACGGTCAGATCCAGCTCTGGCAGttcctgctggagctgctgacGGACAAAGACGCCCGTGACTGCATTTCCTGGGTGGGGGACGACGGCGAGTTCAAACTGAACCAGCCCGAGCTGGTGGCGCACAAGTGGGGCCAGCGCAAGAACAAGCCCACCATGAACTACGAGAAGCTGAGCCGCGCGCTACG ATACTATTATGACGGGGACATGATCTGCAAGGTGCAGGGCAAGCGCTTTGTGTACAAGTTTGTGTGCGATCTGAAGACCCTGATTGGCTACAGCGCCGCAGAGCTCAACCACCTGGTGACAGAGTGCGAGCAGAAGAAGCTGGCCAGGATGCAGCTGCACAGCCTGGGACAGCCCGTCGCCACGGTGACGCTCGCCACCACCGCCCTGGAGAAGGACAGCTGA
- the gabpa gene encoding GA-binding protein alpha chain isoform X2, which translates to MSKGETEELIEIEIDGQEKQECMEEGVEEQTIATAEFVTQAIDINEPIGNLKKLLEPRLQCSLDGHEICLQDIQLDPDHSLFDQGVKTDGTVQLSVQVISRQDSLAPGVEPRLNILEIVKPVETVEVVIDPDAAAGEDGQLVEDGQVIALDRSVVADETSEQVTRWAAALEGYRKEQVRLGIPYDPVQWSADQVIHWAVWVMKEFSMVDVDVGGIHISGRELCAFTQEDFLQSVPHGEILWSHLELLRKYVLASQDQSGQIATVTIDQPVQIIPASVQQAPPATIKVLTTKQSKVQRSPRISGGEDRSSPGNRTGNNGQIQLWQFLLELLTDKDARDCISWVGDDGEFKLNQPELVAHKWGQRKNKPTMNYEKLSRALRYYYDGDMICKVQGKRFVYKFVCDLKTLIGYSAAELNHLVTECEQKKLARMQLHSLGQPVATVTLATTALEKDS; encoded by the exons ATGTCGAAAGGCGAGACGGAGGAGCTGATAGAGATAGAGATCGATGGGCAGGAGAAGCAGGAGTGTATGGAAGAGGG GGTGGAGGAGCAGACCATCGCAACTGCTGAGTTTGTCACACAGGCTATTGACATCAATGAGCCTATCGGTAACCTGAAGAAGCTACTGGAGCCTCGCCTCCAGTGCTCATTGGATGGTCATGAGATCTGTCTGCAGGACATTCAG CTGGACCCCGACCACAGCCTCTTTGACCAGGGAGTGAAGACGGACGGCACGGTCCAGCTCAGCGTTCAGGTCATCTCCAGACAAG ACTCTCTCGCTCCAGGTGTGGAGCCCAGGCTGAACATCCTGGAGATCGTGAAGCCGGTGGAGACGGTGGAGGTGGTGATCGACCCGGACGCGGCGGCCGGCGAGGACGGCCAGCTGGTGGAGGACGGGCAGGTCATCGCCCTGGACCGCTCGGTGGTGGCGGACGAGACGTCGGAGCAGGTGACGCGGTGGGCCGCCGCCCTGGAGGGCTACCGCAAGGAGCAGGTTCGGCTGGGCATCCCGTACG ACCCCGTGCAGTGGAGCGCGGATCAGGTGATACACTGGGCGGTGTGGGTGATGAAGGAGTTCAGCATGGTGGACGTGGACGTCGGGGGGATCCACATCTCCGGCCGAGAGCTCTGCGCTTTCACCCAGGAGGATTTCCTGCAGAGCGTCCCGCACGGAGAGATCCTGTGGAGCCACCTGGAGCTCCTGCGCAAGT ATGTTCTGGCTAGTCAGGACCAGTCTGGCCAGATCGCCACGGTGACCATTGACCAGC cTGTGCAGATCATCCCTGCCTCTGTGCAGCAGGCTCCTCCTGCCACAATTAAGGTTCTGACCACCAAGCAGAGCAAAGTCCAGCGCTCACCACGCATCTCTGGAGGAGAGGACCGCAGCTCACCGGGGAACCGCACCG GCAACAACGGTCAGATCCAGCTCTGGCAGttcctgctggagctgctgacGGACAAAGACGCCCGTGACTGCATTTCCTGGGTGGGGGACGACGGCGAGTTCAAACTGAACCAGCCCGAGCTGGTGGCGCACAAGTGGGGCCAGCGCAAGAACAAGCCCACCATGAACTACGAGAAGCTGAGCCGCGCGCTACG ATACTATTATGACGGGGACATGATCTGCAAGGTGCAGGGCAAGCGCTTTGTGTACAAGTTTGTGTGCGATCTGAAGACCCTGATTGGCTACAGCGCCGCAGAGCTCAACCACCTGGTGACAGAGTGCGAGCAGAAGAAGCTGGCCAGGATGCAGCTGCACAGCCTGGGACAGCCCGTCGCCACGGTGACGCTCGCCACCACCGCCCTGGAGAAGGACAGCTGA
- the gabpa gene encoding GA-binding protein alpha chain isoform X4, with product MSKGETEELIEIEIDGQEKQECMEEGVEEQTIATAEFVTQAIDINEPIGNLKKLLEPRLQCSLDGHEICLQDIQLDPDHSLFDQGVKTDGTVQLSVQVISRQGVEPRLNILEIVKPVETVEVVIDPDAAAGEDGQLVEDGQVIALDRSVVADETSEQVTRWAAALEGYRKEQVRLGIPYDPVQWSADQVIHWAVWVMKEFSMVDVDVGGIHISGRELCAFTQEDFLQSVPHGEILWSHLELLRKYVLASQDQSGQIATVTIDQPVQIIPASVQQAPPATIKVLTTKQSKVQRSPRISGGEDRSSPGNRTGNNGQIQLWQFLLELLTDKDARDCISWVGDDGEFKLNQPELVAHKWGQRKNKPTMNYEKLSRALRYYYDGDMICKVQGKRFVYKFVCDLKTLIGYSAAELNHLVTECEQKKLARMQLHSLGQPVATVTLATTALEKDS from the exons ATGTCGAAAGGCGAGACGGAGGAGCTGATAGAGATAGAGATCGATGGGCAGGAGAAGCAGGAGTGTATGGAAGAGGG GGTGGAGGAGCAGACCATCGCAACTGCTGAGTTTGTCACACAGGCTATTGACATCAATGAGCCTATCGGTAACCTGAAGAAGCTACTGGAGCCTCGCCTCCAGTGCTCATTGGATGGTCATGAGATCTGTCTGCAGGACATTCAG CTGGACCCCGACCACAGCCTCTTTGACCAGGGAGTGAAGACGGACGGCACGGTCCAGCTCAGCGTTCAGGTCATCTCCAGACAAG GTGTGGAGCCCAGGCTGAACATCCTGGAGATCGTGAAGCCGGTGGAGACGGTGGAGGTGGTGATCGACCCGGACGCGGCGGCCGGCGAGGACGGCCAGCTGGTGGAGGACGGGCAGGTCATCGCCCTGGACCGCTCGGTGGTGGCGGACGAGACGTCGGAGCAGGTGACGCGGTGGGCCGCCGCCCTGGAGGGCTACCGCAAGGAGCAGGTTCGGCTGGGCATCCCGTACG ACCCCGTGCAGTGGAGCGCGGATCAGGTGATACACTGGGCGGTGTGGGTGATGAAGGAGTTCAGCATGGTGGACGTGGACGTCGGGGGGATCCACATCTCCGGCCGAGAGCTCTGCGCTTTCACCCAGGAGGATTTCCTGCAGAGCGTCCCGCACGGAGAGATCCTGTGGAGCCACCTGGAGCTCCTGCGCAAGT ATGTTCTGGCTAGTCAGGACCAGTCTGGCCAGATCGCCACGGTGACCATTGACCAGC cTGTGCAGATCATCCCTGCCTCTGTGCAGCAGGCTCCTCCTGCCACAATTAAGGTTCTGACCACCAAGCAGAGCAAAGTCCAGCGCTCACCACGCATCTCTGGAGGAGAGGACCGCAGCTCACCGGGGAACCGCACCG GCAACAACGGTCAGATCCAGCTCTGGCAGttcctgctggagctgctgacGGACAAAGACGCCCGTGACTGCATTTCCTGGGTGGGGGACGACGGCGAGTTCAAACTGAACCAGCCCGAGCTGGTGGCGCACAAGTGGGGCCAGCGCAAGAACAAGCCCACCATGAACTACGAGAAGCTGAGCCGCGCGCTACG ATACTATTATGACGGGGACATGATCTGCAAGGTGCAGGGCAAGCGCTTTGTGTACAAGTTTGTGTGCGATCTGAAGACCCTGATTGGCTACAGCGCCGCAGAGCTCAACCACCTGGTGACAGAGTGCGAGCAGAAGAAGCTGGCCAGGATGCAGCTGCACAGCCTGGGACAGCCCGTCGCCACGGTGACGCTCGCCACCACCGCCCTGGAGAAGGACAGCTGA